The following proteins are co-located in the Manihot esculenta cultivar AM560-2 chromosome 7, M.esculenta_v8, whole genome shotgun sequence genome:
- the LOC110618752 gene encoding pentatricopeptide repeat-containing protein At1g09410, mitochondrial: MTMMIMVSFSRFCCRFLKLRAVFTCLGPLNHSFSSLAKQHPASFTNRIPISVNGSLKLTSMVSDAYECNVKISNLGRHGNVNQARKLFDEMPHRDIVSYASMITVYLKNNDFSQAERLFLTMPERNIVADSAMISGYVKAGQIDKARDVFDHMVERNVFSWTSLVSGYFMIGKVDEALRLFHQMPYRNVVSWTTVVAGYAQNGFIDQARLIFDQMPEKNIVAWTVMIKSYVENDRIDEAFELFYRMPQRNLYSWNILLSGCLSSNRLNESMQLFNSMPQRNAVSWTTMVTGLARNGMIKPAREYFDQMPKKDTAAWNAMITAYIDQGSMVEANELFNLMPEKNIVSWNAMIYGYARYGPSGVAFKHLILMLRQNVKPNETTITSVLTACDSIVELMQAHGLVIHLGYEHDSMLANALVTVYSRHGDVLSARFVFDQLEAKDIVSWTSMILAYSNHGCVHHALQIFARMLRFGNKPDEITFVGLLSACSHAGLIQKGQKLFDSMDCAYGIKPRAEHYSCLVDILGRAGEVNKAMKVVSEMPQHERDGAVLGALLGACRLHKDVRLANQIGKKLIDQEPTSSGSYALLANVYAACGKWNEFALVRKKMKERNVKKEPGFSQIEVKGKSHVFFVGERSHPQVEEIYNFLDYRLLPLMQDMGFNPEGTPELLSCYNE, translated from the coding sequence ATGACCATGATGATTATGGTATCCTTCTCTCGTTTTTGTTGTCGATTTCTGAAGCTTCGAGCCGTATTTACATGTCTTGGCCCGTTAAATCATTCCTTTTCTTCTCTCGCGAAACAGCACCCAGCAAGCTTCACGAATCGGATTCCCATTTCCGTCAATGGAAGTTTGAAGCTGACGTCAATGGTTTCCGATGCATACGAGTGTAACGTAAAGATAAGTAATCTAGGTCGTCATGGCAATGTCAACCAAGCGAGGAAGTTGTTTGATGAAATGCCTCACCGTGACATTGTTTCGTATGCTTCAATGATTACTGTTTATTTGAAAAACAATGATTTTTCACAAGCTGAAAGGCTCTTTTTGACAATGCCCGAGAGAAATATAGTTGCTGATTCTGCAATGATCAGTGGTTATGTCAAGGCTGGCCAGATTGATAAGGCTCGTGACGTTTTTGATCATATGGTGGAGAGAAATGTGTTTTCTTGGACCAGTTTGGTTTCTGGGTATTTCATGATTGGAAAAGTTGATGAGGCTCTTCGGCTTTTCCATCAAATGCCTTACAGGAACGTGGTCTCGTGGACAACTGTGGTTGCGGGTTATGCTCAAAATGGTTTCATTGATCAAGCTCGTCTTATTTTTGATCAAATGCCAGAGAAAAACATCGTTGCTTGGACTGTTATGATCAAGTCTTATGTTGAGAACGATCGAATTGATGAGGCTTTTGAGCTTTTCTATCGGATGCCGCAGCGGAATCTCTATTCTTGGAATATTTTGCTTTCGGGTTGCCTAAGTTCTAATAGGCTAAATGAATCCATGCAACTATTTAATTCAATGCCTCAGAGGAATGCAGTTTCATGGACAACAATGGTCACAGGTCTGGCTCGAAATGGAATGATTAAACCTGCGAGGGAGTATTTTGATCAGATGCCTAAAAAGGACACGGCAGCATGGAACGCTATGATCACAGCATATATTGATCAAGGCAGCATGGTTGAAGCTAATGAACTCTTCAATTTGATGCCAGAAAAGAATATTGTAAGTTGGAATGCGATGATTTATGGGTATGCAAGATATGGGCCTAGTGGTGTTGCCTTCAAGCACTTAATCCTCATGCTTCGGCAAAATGTTAAGCCGAATGAGACTACCATCACAAGCGTATTGACAGCATGTGATAGCATTGTGGAGCTTATGCAGGCTCATGGCCTAGTGATTCATCTTGGTTATGAGCATGACTCAATGCTTGCCAATGCTCTAGTGACTGTGTATTCTAGACATGGTGATGTCCTCTCAGCGAGGTTTGTTTTCGATCAACTCGAAGCCAAGGACATTGTATCATGGACTTCAATGATATTAGCATATTCAAATCATGGTTGTGTTCATCATGCCTTACAGATCTTTGCACGTATGTTAAGATTTGGAAATAAGCCTGATGAGATTACATTTGTTGGACTCTTATCAGCTTGTAGCCATGCAGGTCTTATCCAAAAAGGTCAAAAGCTCTTTGATTCAATGGATTGTGCTTATGGTATAAAACCAAGGGCTGAACATTATTCCTGCCTTGTAGACATTCTGGGTCGTGCAGGAGAAGTGAACAAGGCAATGAAAGTAGTCTCTGAAATGCCTCAGCATGAGCGTGATGGTGCTGTTCTTGGGGCATTGTTGGGTGCATGCAGATTGCACAAGGATGTTAGATTGGCAAACCAGATTGGTAAAAAGCTAATAGATCAAGAGCCAACTAGCTCAGGGAGTTACGCACTCTTGGCTAATGTGTATGCAGCATGTGGGAAGTGGAATGAGTTTGCACTGGTaaggaagaagatgaaggaAAGGAACGTGAAGAAAGAACCCGGTTTTAGTCAAATCGAAGTAAAAGGCAAGAGCCATGTATTTTTTGTGGGGGAGAGATCTCATCCCCAAGTTGAGGAAATTTATAATTTCCTTGATTATAGACTGCTACCCCTAATGCAGGACATGGGATTCAATCCAGAAGGCACACCTGAACTATTATCCTGTTACAATGAATAG
- the LOC110619168 gene encoding transcription factor SCREAM2: MVSRENKRAALHEKLQLLRSITNSHALNKSSIIVDATRYIEELKQKVERLNQDLEAAQTSSQQNPLPVVTVETLDKGFLIKVFIDRSCPGLLVSILESFEELGLNVREARVSCTDSFRLQAVGGENEEGECIDAQMVKQAVLQAINNWSESYEEE, from the exons ATGGTTTCTAGGGAGAACAAGAGAGCAGCACTGCATGAGAAGCTTCAACTTCTTCGTTCCATTACTAACTCTCATGCT TTAAACAAATCCTCAATCATCGTGGATGCAACCAGATACATTGAAGAGCTAAAACAGAAGGTAGAGAGACTGAATCAAGATTTAGAAGCTGCACAAACTTCGAGCCAGCAAAATCCATTGCCTGTG GTAACAGTAGAAACCCTAGATAAGGGCTTTCTTATAAAAGTATTTATAGATAGGAGTTGCCCTGGCTTGCTTGTCTCCATATTGGAATCATTTGAAGAACTGGGTCTTAATGTTCGGGAAGCTAGGGTTTCTTGTACTGATAGTTTCCGATTACAAGCAGTTGGAGGAGAG AATGAAGAAGGAGAATGCATTGATGCTCAGATGGTGAAACAAGCAGTGCTGCAGGCTATTAACAACTGGAGTGAGAGTTATGAAGAGGAGTAA
- the LOC110619341 gene encoding ribosome biogenesis protein NOP53, producing MGKKAKSSRKGKKAWRANISTEDIDDFIEKSTKDALSGGSLSHVPTESLFFVDKSKDLSVKRNIEKHREKVLRCDSVLQKNPFVQAVPSSNQKKKKKSKKSQREAEPKDATQDGSKNDSCVKGSSMVDLWGSEGEADNKLRKASKPSAIPAVEVEPPGCSFNPSFEAHQDSLAQAVAEEMQKVYQSELGPQPVPLTVPGEQQVIDEEDMYFLEADNGDDDEENLTNNEDAEQEKRSTKTKRVTRVELNRRARLKEQQKKEAESKKKEELSKEIDSLPDIIKEIAKEDEEKHKRHIRRIVAKEERLKARPPRLGKHKFEPAPPQVLLSEEITGSLRKLKGCCTLLRDRYKSLEKRGLVAPTAKRLRR from the exons ATGGGGAAGAAAGCGAAAAGCTCAAGGAAGGGGAAGAAAGCATGGAGAGCAAACATAAGCACCGAAGACATAGACGATTTCATTGAGAAATCCACCAAAGATGCTCTCTCCGGCGGCTCTCTTTCCCATGTTCCCACCGAGTCCCTCTTCTTCGTCGATAAATCGAAAG ATCTTTCTGTGAAGCGCAATATTGAGAAGCACAGAGAAAAGGTTCTCCGCTGTGACAGTGTACTGCAGAAGAATCCTTTTGTCCAGGCGGTGCCATCTTCAAatcagaaaaagaagaagaaatctAAGAAATCCCAGAGAGAGGCTGAGCCAAAAGATGCTACTCAAGATGGTTCCAAG AATGATAGTTGTGTCAAGGGTTCTAGCATGGTGGACTTGTGGGGAAGTGAAG GTGAAGCTGACAACAAACTTCGAAAG GCATCCAAACCTTCAGCTATTCCGGCAGTGGAAGTTGAGCCTCCAGGATGCTCGTTTAATCCTTCATTTGAAGCTCATCAG GATTCATTGGCCCAAGCTGTTGCAGAGGAAATGCAGAAAGTGTATCAAAGTGAGTTGGGACCTCAACCTGTTCCTTTAACTGTTCCTGGGGAACAGCAAGTGATTGATGAAGAAGAT ATGTACTTCCTTGAGGCGGATAAtggagatgatgatgaagaGAATTTAACAAATAATGAGGATGCTGAACAAGAAAAAAG GTCCACTAAAACAAAAAGGGTGACCAGAGTTGAGTTGAATAGGAGAGCCAGACTCAAAGAACAGcagaaaaaagaagcagaatccaagaagaaggaggagcttTCGAAAGAAATTGATTC CTTGCCTGATATCATTAAGGAAATAGCTAAAGAAGATGAGGAGAAGCATAAAAGACATATCAGGCGTATAGTAGCTAAGGAAGAAAGACTTAAAGCACGTCCACCGCGCCTAGGAAAGCACAA ATTTGAGCCTGCACCTCCACAGGTACTATTGTCAGAAGAAATTACTGGTTCTCTTCGCAAGCTGAAG GGTTGCTGCACCCTTCTAAGGGATCGATATAAAAGTCTAGAGAAAAGGGGATTGGTTGCTCCAACAGCTAAACGCCTAAG GAGATAG
- the LOC110619343 gene encoding uncharacterized protein LOC110619343 produces MGLRTLPLSPSQNCSFPPQVRVAQKYSSDHRLHKSSNFRILAKSENGKEEPKKSKQSLFSSVTEALDFSQVRSAKDAELLEEARENTSSGNRMTREQYGALRRKIGGTYKDFFKSYVEVDGQYVEEGWVDKTCKVCRKETGGEPRQVDKFGRYVHVACLEKANSGNFFTRLFS; encoded by the exons ATGGGACTTAGAACTCTTCCCTTGTCACCTTCTCAAAACTGTTCTTTCCCTCCACAGGTACGAGTTGCACAGAAATACTCGTCCGATCACAGGCTGCATAAGAGCTCTAACTTTAGAATTTTAGCTAAATCAGAGAATGGTAAAGAGGAGCCAAAGAAGAGCAAGCAATCTTTGTTTAGCAGTGTAACTGAAGCTTTAGATTTCTCCCAAGTTCGGTCTGCTAAAGATGCTGAACTTCTTGAGGAGGCTAGAGAAAACACCAGCTCTGGCAACAGAATGACTAGAGAACAG TATGGTGCTCTTAGAAGGAAGATTGGTGGGACATACAAGGATTTCTTCAAATCTTATGTTGAAG TGGATGGCCAATACGTGGAAGAAGGCTGGGTTGATAAAACATGCAAGGTCTGCAGGAAAGAGACAGGAGGAGAGCCAAGGCAAGTTGACAAGTTTGGAAGATATGTTCATGTGGCATGTCTAGAAAAAGCCAATTCAGGGAACTTTTTTACCAGACTTTTCTCCTGA
- the LOC110619338 gene encoding potassium transporter 2, whose translation MDLEHGKCWDTSKKDSWKTLLVLAYQSLGVVYGDLSTSPLYVYKSTFAEDIQHSESNEEIFGVLSFVFWTLTLVPLFKYVFVVLRADDNGEGGTFALYSLICRHAKVSLLPNRQVADEALSTYKMEHPPEKNNKSKVKLYLEKRKGLHTALLILVLLGTCMVIGDGLLTPAISVFSAVSGLELSMSKEHHQYAVIPITCFILVCLFALQHYGTHRVGFFFAPVVLTWLLCISALGLYNIIYWNPHVYKALSPYYMFKFLKKTRKGGWMSLGGILLCITGSEAMFADLGHFSYAAIQIAFTFMVYPALILAYMGQAAYLSQHHDDNSHIGFYISVPEKLRLPVLIIAILSSVVGSQAIISGTFSIINQSQSLGCFPKVKVVHTSDKIHGQIYIPEINWILMVLCIAVTIGFRDTKHMGNASGLAVMTVMLVTTCLTSLVIILCWNKPPILALSFLLFFGSVELLYFSASLTKFTEGAWLPILLALFLMTIMFVWHYATIKKYEFDLHNKVSLDWLLALGPSLGIARVPGIGLVFTDLTSGIPANFSRFVTNLPAFHRILVFVCIKSVPVPYVPPAERYLVGRVGPASHRSYRCIVRYGYRDVHQDVDSFESELVARLADFINYDWHRAHGTNSCTEDDASRSNESSSEYRLAVIGSNSLSGIPAYEIEETLQPASVSGGFSTVESMTDVIEMEPTVEKKVRFAIDDEPLSDMHLQLKEELEDLFAAQQAGTAFILGHSHVQAKQGSSLLKRLAINYGYNILGRNCRGPDVALKVPPVSLLEVGMVYVV comes from the exons ATGGATCTTGAGCATGGTAAATGTTGGGATACCTCAAAG AAAGATTCTTGGAAGACACTGTTGGTTTTGGCTTATCAGAGCCTTGGCGTGGTATATGGGGACCTTAGCACGTCCCCGCTCTACGTTTACAAGAGCACATTTGCAGAAGATATCCAACATTCAGAGTCCAACGAAGAGATTTTTGGTGTTCTGTCATTTGTTTTCTGGACTCTCACTTTGGTCCCCTTGTTCAAGTATGTCTTCGTTGTACTTAGAGCTGATGACAACGGAGAGG GCGGTACATTTGCATTGTATTCCTTGATATGCCGGCATGCAAAAGTTAGCCTTCTGCCCAATAGACAAGTTGCAGATGAAGCATTATCCACCTACAAAATGGAGCATCCTCCAGAGAAGAATAATAAATCAAAGGTTAAATTGTACCTTGAGAAGCGCAAGGGATTGCATACTGCATTGCTGATATTGGTACTTCTTGGTACATGTATGGTGATTGGAGATGGACTGCTCACTCCAGCAATTTCTG TTTTTTCTGCAGTGTCTGGCCTTGAGTTATCCATGTCCAAGGAACATCATCAAT ATGCTGTAATTCCAATTACTTGCTTCATCTTGGTTTGTCTTTTTGCACTTCAACACTATGGCACGCATCGAGTGGGATTTTTCTTTGCTCCAGTAGTGTTGACGTGGCTACTATGCATCAGTGCCCTTGGCTTGTACAACATAATCTACTGGAATCCACATGTTTATAAAGCTCTTTCCCCATATTACATGTTTAAGTTCTTGAAAAAAACAAGGAAAGGCGGGTGGATGTCTTTGGGGGGAATATTGTTGTGCATAACAG GTTCAGAGGCAATGTTTGCTGATCTTGGTCATTTCTCTTATGCTGCAATTCAG ATTGCTTTCACATTTATGGTTTATCCAGCACTTATATTGGCATATATGGGGCAAGCTGCATATCTGTCGCAGCATCATGATGACAATAGTCATATTGGTTTTTATATTTCAGTTCCAG AAAAATTGAGGCTACCGGTGCTAATAATAGCCATTCTTTCTTCTGTGGTTGGAAGCCAAGCAATCATCAGTGGAACATTCTCTATCATAAACCAGAGCCAGTCTCTTGGCTGCTTCCCAAAAGTGAAAGTTGTTCACACATCTGATAAGATACATGGCCAGATATATATTCCTGAGATCAATTGGATTCTCATGGTTCTCTGCATTGCTGTGACCATTGGATTTAGAGACACAAAACACATGGGGAATGCATCAG GACTAGCAGTGATGACAGTAATGCTAGTGACCACATGCCTTACATCCCTGGTTATCATCCTTTGTTGGAACAAGCCCCCTATCTTAGCGCTTTCATTTCTACTTTTCTTTGGCTCTGTTGAACTGCTCTACTTCTCGGCTTCCCTCACCAAGTTCACTGAGGGTGCCTGGCTTCCCATCCTCTTAGCCCTCTTCCTCATGACCATCATGTTTGTTTGGCATTATGCCACCATTAAGAAATATGAATTTGATCTTCATAACAAGGTTTCACTAGACTGGCTTTTAGCCCTAGGTCCAAGCTTAGGAATTGCTAGAGTTCCTGGCATTGGCTTAGTTTTCACTGATCTCACCTCTGGCATCCCTGCAAACTTTTCACGATTTGTCACCAACCTTCCTGCCTTCCATCGTATCCTTGTATTTGTGTGCATAAAATCAGTGCCTGTTCCTTATGTGCCACCTGCTGAGAGGTACCTTGTGGGCCGTGTTGGCCCTGCATCTCATAGATCTTACAGATGCATTGTTCGTTATGGATACCGTGACGTGCATCAGGATGTTGATTCTTTTGAATCTGAGCTTGTAGCTAGGCTGGCTGATTTCATCAACTATGATTGGCATCGAGCACATGGGACTAACTCATGTACTGAGGATGATGCTTCTCGATCCAATGAATCATCGAGTGAATATAGATTGGCAGTAATTGGAAGCAACTCATTATCTGGCATACCAGCTTATGAGATTGAGGAAACTCTGCAGCCAGCAAGTGTATCTGGCGGATTTTCGACAGTAGAAAGTATGACCGATGTCATCGAAATGGAACCCACAGTTGAAAAAAAAGTAAGGTTTGCCATTGATGATGAGCCACTATCTGATATGCATCTGCAGTTAAAAGAAGAGCTAGAAGATCTGTTTGCAGCTCAACAAGCTGGTACTGCTTTTATACTAGGGCATTCGCATGTTCAAGCAAAACAAGGGTCATCTCTCCTGAAGAGATTAGCCATTAATTATGGGTATAACATCCTTGGAAGGAACTGCAGAGGCCCAGATGTGGCACTCAAAGTTCCACCAGTGTCTCTTCTTGAAGTTGGCATGGTTTATGTTGTGTAA